A section of the Mesorhizobium loti genome encodes:
- a CDS encoding ABC transporter permease: protein MIFLPHNRNSLGEAAALARGRIAPNIYDTVAFAMLVALLVLLAHGAAGMRAPTTLLTTSPVTLDLANLPEYALRTTLRMFAAIIVSLIFTFTVATLAAKSRRAEMVIIPALDILQSVPVLGFLTFTVTFFMGLFPGSQLGAECAAIFAIFTSQAWNMAFSFYQSLRTVPGDLDEVSRGFGLSAWQRFWRLEAPFAAPGLVWNTMMSMSGGWFFVVASEAITVGTTTVQLPGIGSWLALAIDKQDFRAVAWAVMAMGVLILLYDQLLFRPVVAWADKFRFEQTAGQEKPRSWVYDILRRARLLQTVGLPIVWLWQRAMLLRLGKRAMPAASAASRRFSRALDIAWLGLVLIVALWGVVETVLYLRQTLGWNDVAEAFSGGLLTLLRVVVLIAVASVIWVPIGVWIGLRPAVAERVQPLAQFLAAFPANVLFPFAVIAIVATGANPSIWLSPLMVLGTQWYILFNVIAGASAFPSDLKEAARVFKIRSWSWWKNVMLPGIFPYYITGALTASGGSWNASIVAELASWGNTRLEAFGLGSYIAKATEAGDFPRVILGIAVMSLFVTLFNRTLWRPLYVYAERRMRLD from the coding sequence ATGATCTTCCTGCCTCACAACCGCAATTCCCTGGGCGAGGCCGCGGCCCTCGCGCGTGGACGCATCGCTCCCAACATCTACGACACCGTCGCCTTCGCCATGCTGGTGGCCTTGCTGGTGCTTCTGGCGCATGGCGCCGCCGGCATGCGCGCGCCAACGACACTGCTCACCACCTCGCCGGTGACGCTCGATCTCGCCAACCTGCCGGAATACGCGCTGCGCACCACGCTGCGCATGTTCGCCGCCATCATCGTGTCGCTGATCTTCACCTTCACCGTGGCGACGCTGGCCGCCAAGAGCCGCCGTGCCGAGATGGTGATCATTCCCGCGCTCGATATCCTGCAATCAGTGCCGGTGCTGGGCTTCCTGACCTTCACCGTCACCTTCTTCATGGGCCTGTTTCCCGGCAGCCAGCTCGGCGCTGAATGCGCGGCTATCTTCGCCATCTTCACCAGCCAGGCCTGGAACATGGCGTTCTCGTTCTACCAGTCGCTGCGCACGGTGCCGGGCGACCTCGATGAGGTCAGCCGTGGCTTCGGCCTGTCGGCCTGGCAGCGGTTCTGGCGGCTGGAGGCGCCGTTCGCGGCCCCCGGCCTGGTCTGGAACACGATGATGTCGATGTCCGGCGGCTGGTTCTTCGTCGTCGCCTCGGAAGCCATCACCGTCGGCACCACCACCGTGCAACTGCCTGGCATCGGCTCATGGCTGGCGCTCGCCATCGACAAGCAGGATTTCAGGGCCGTCGCCTGGGCCGTGATGGCCATGGGCGTGCTCATCCTGCTCTATGACCAATTGCTGTTCCGGCCCGTTGTCGCCTGGGCCGACAAGTTCCGTTTCGAGCAGACCGCCGGGCAGGAAAAGCCCCGCTCCTGGGTCTACGATATCCTGCGCCGGGCCCGGTTGCTGCAGACCGTGGGATTGCCGATCGTATGGCTCTGGCAGCGCGCCATGCTGCTACGACTGGGCAAGCGTGCCATGCCGGCAGCGTCCGCCGCATCGCGCCGCTTCTCGCGCGCGCTCGACATCGCCTGGCTGGGACTGGTGCTGATTGTGGCCCTGTGGGGCGTGGTCGAGACGGTCCTGTATCTCAGGCAGACCCTTGGCTGGAACGATGTGGCCGAAGCCTTCAGCGGTGGCCTGCTCACCTTGCTGCGCGTGGTCGTGCTGATCGCCGTGGCCAGCGTGATCTGGGTGCCGATCGGCGTCTGGATCGGCTTGCGGCCGGCGGTCGCCGAACGCGTACAGCCGCTGGCGCAATTCCTCGCCGCCTTCCCCGCCAACGTACTGTTCCCGTTCGCGGTGATCGCCATCGTTGCCACCGGCGCCAACCCCAGCATCTGGCTGTCGCCGCTGATGGTGCTGGGCACGCAATGGTACATCCTGTTCAACGTCATCGCCGGCGCCAGCGCCTTCCCTTCCGATCTCAAGGAGGCAGCCAGGGTCTTCAAGATACGGTCCTGGTCGTGGTGGAAGAACGTCATGCTGCCGGGGATTTTCCCCTATTACATCACTGGCGCGCTGACCGCCTCCGGCGGTTCGTGGAACGCCTCGATCGTCGCCGAACTGGCAAGCTGGGGCAACACCAGGCTCGAAGCCTTCGGGCTCGGCTCCTACATCGCCAAGGCCACCGAGGCCGGCGATTTTCCGCGCGTCATCCTCGGCATCGCCGTGATGTCGCTCTTCGTCACCCTCTTCAACCGCACCCTCTGGCGTCCGCTCTATGTCTACGCCGAACGCCGCATGCGGCTCGACTGA
- a CDS encoding ABC transporter ATP-binding protein yields the protein MNQAVITQAVITKNRPLVEVHGVCQTYDKGSAGKLIVLDQVGLTLGSGEIVGLLGRSGSGKSTLLRSIAGLIRPRQGAITFEGKAVSGTPDGIAMVFQSFALFPWLTVLQNVELGLEAQGVSPAVRRKRALSAIDLIGLDGFENAYPKELSGGMRQRVGLARALVVHPKVLLMDEPFSALDVLTAETLRTDLLDLWSEGRMPIESILMVTHNIEEAVLMCDRVLIFSSNPGRVVAELRIDLPQPRNRLDPAFRALVEDIYARMTARKEPGSPARDGVFPGSGIAMVLPRVSTNLLAGLIEAVAAAPYKGHADLPPLAASLQLEIDDLFPIAETLQLLRFAELAEGDIQLTLAGKRFAESEVDARKQLFAQQLATYVPLAGHIRRVLDERANHKAPARRFRDELEDHMSEGYADQTVRAVISWARYAEYFAYDEESDLFTLDNPT from the coding sequence ATGAACCAGGCTGTCATCACCCAAGCTGTCATCACCAAGAACCGGCCGCTCGTCGAAGTCCATGGCGTCTGCCAGACCTATGACAAGGGCAGCGCCGGCAAGCTCATCGTCCTCGACCAGGTCGGGCTGACGCTGGGTTCCGGCGAGATCGTCGGCCTGCTTGGCCGCTCCGGGTCCGGCAAGTCTACTTTGCTGCGCTCGATCGCCGGCCTGATCCGGCCGAGACAGGGCGCCATCACCTTCGAGGGCAAGGCTGTCTCCGGCACGCCGGACGGCATCGCCATGGTCTTTCAGAGTTTTGCGTTGTTTCCCTGGCTGACGGTCCTGCAGAATGTCGAACTCGGGCTCGAGGCACAGGGCGTCTCGCCGGCAGTGCGCCGCAAGCGCGCGCTGTCGGCCATCGACCTGATCGGCCTCGACGGTTTCGAGAACGCCTATCCGAAGGAGCTGTCGGGCGGCATGCGCCAGCGCGTCGGGCTCGCCCGCGCCCTCGTGGTGCATCCCAAGGTGCTGTTGATGGACGAGCCGTTCTCGGCGCTCGACGTGCTGACGGCCGAGACGCTGCGCACCGACCTGCTCGACCTCTGGTCGGAAGGCCGCATGCCGATCGAGTCGATCCTGATGGTGACGCACAACATCGAGGAGGCGGTGCTGATGTGCGACCGCGTGCTGATCTTCTCGTCCAATCCGGGCCGCGTCGTCGCCGAGCTCAGGATCGACCTACCGCAGCCGCGCAACCGGCTGGATCCGGCGTTCCGCGCGCTGGTCGAGGACATCTATGCCCGCATGACCGCCAGGAAGGAGCCGGGCAGCCCTGCCCGCGACGGCGTCTTCCCGGGTTCGGGTATCGCCATGGTGCTGCCGCGCGTTTCGACCAACCTGCTCGCGGGCCTGATCGAGGCGGTCGCGGCGGCGCCTTACAAGGGGCATGCCGATCTGCCGCCGCTGGCCGCCAGCCTGCAGCTCGAGATCGATGACCTGTTCCCAATCGCCGAAACGCTTCAGTTGCTGCGCTTTGCCGAACTGGCCGAGGGCGACATCCAATTGACCCTGGCCGGCAAACGCTTCGCCGAAAGCGAGGTCGACGCGCGCAAGCAATTGTTCGCGCAGCAGCTCGCGACCTATGTGCCGCTGGCCGGCCACATCCGCCGCGTGCTCGACGAACGCGCCAACCACAAGGCGCCAGCCCGCCGCTTCCGCGACGAACTGGAGGACCACATGTCCGAGGGCTATGCCGACCAGACGGTGCGCGCCGTCATCAGCTGGGCTCGCTATGCCGAATATTTTGCCTATGACGAGGAGAGCGATCTTTTCACGCTCGACAACCCGACATGA
- a CDS encoding trimethylamine methyltransferase family protein — protein sequence MVDDAARDGRRERRRGRTGEAGSESSRRPNYRLLKNPFLPQPIFSDDQVASIHDTALRVLEELGIKVLLPQARDYFASAGALVDPDTDMVRIGRDMVVAALASAPKSIHAQAGDRSRDLTLELGSMTFLAGCGAPNVTDLERGRRPGTLADFEDLLRLVQHFDVLHMLGPCIEPQDVDNRFRHYAVNRAQLTLSDKFPFVFARGTPQVEDGFEMIRLARGLSQDEFLANAHCYTVINTNSPRQLDIPMAQGIIDFARAGQVSVITPFCLAGAMAPITVAGALALQHAEALAGLTLAQIVRPGAPVVYGSFSSNVDMKSGAPAFGTPEHVKATLGAGQLARFTGLPWRSGGGSAANISDAQAAHETQFALWGSVLAGATMCIHAAGWLEGGLSVSFEKMITDIEALQTVAELCAATPGDEDAIGFEAIAEVQPGGHFFSAGHTMARYRTAFYEPLVADWSNFGNWTQSGSKTASERATGVWRRAVADFEPPASAAATSGVLDEFIARRTEEGGAAPVS from the coding sequence ATGGTCGATGACGCGGCACGAGACGGCAGGCGCGAGCGCCGACGTGGACGCACCGGCGAGGCCGGCAGCGAGAGCAGCCGCCGGCCCAATTACCGGTTGCTGAAGAACCCGTTCCTGCCGCAGCCGATCTTTTCGGATGACCAGGTGGCTTCGATCCACGACACGGCGCTGCGCGTTCTGGAGGAGCTCGGCATCAAGGTGCTGCTGCCGCAGGCGCGTGACTATTTCGCCAGTGCCGGCGCGCTGGTCGACCCGGATACCGACATGGTACGCATCGGCCGCGACATGGTGGTGGCGGCTCTCGCCTCGGCGCCGAAGTCGATCCATGCCCAAGCCGGCGACCGTTCCCGCGACCTGACGCTGGAACTCGGGTCGATGACCTTCCTGGCCGGGTGCGGCGCGCCCAACGTCACCGATCTCGAACGTGGCCGGCGGCCGGGCACGCTGGCCGATTTCGAGGATCTGCTGCGGCTGGTGCAGCATTTCGACGTATTGCACATGCTAGGCCCCTGCATCGAACCGCAGGATGTCGACAACCGCTTTCGCCACTATGCCGTCAACCGCGCGCAACTGACGCTGTCCGACAAGTTCCCGTTCGTCTTCGCGCGCGGCACGCCGCAGGTCGAGGACGGTTTCGAGATGATCCGGCTGGCGCGTGGCCTGTCGCAGGACGAGTTCCTGGCAAACGCGCATTGCTACACCGTCATCAACACCAACTCGCCGCGCCAGCTCGACATTCCAATGGCGCAAGGCATCATCGATTTCGCCAGGGCCGGCCAGGTCTCCGTCATCACGCCGTTCTGCCTGGCGGGTGCAATGGCGCCGATCACGGTCGCCGGCGCGCTGGCGCTGCAGCATGCCGAGGCGCTGGCGGGCCTGACGCTGGCGCAGATCGTGCGGCCCGGCGCGCCGGTCGTCTACGGCTCCTTCTCCTCCAATGTCGACATGAAATCCGGAGCGCCGGCCTTCGGCACGCCGGAGCATGTCAAGGCAACGCTGGGTGCCGGCCAGCTGGCGCGCTTCACCGGACTGCCCTGGCGGTCCGGCGGCGGCAGTGCCGCCAACATCTCGGACGCGCAGGCAGCACACGAAACGCAGTTCGCGCTGTGGGGCTCGGTGCTGGCCGGAGCGACGATGTGCATCCATGCCGCCGGCTGGCTGGAAGGCGGCTTGAGCGTCTCCTTCGAGAAGATGATCACCGACATCGAGGCGCTGCAGACGGTCGCCGAACTCTGCGCCGCGACGCCGGGCGACGAGGATGCGATCGGCTTCGAGGCGATCGCCGAAGTGCAACCGGGCGGCCATTTCTTCTCGGCTGGCCACACCATGGCGCGCTACCGCACCGCCTTCTACGAACCGCTGGTGGCCGACTGGTCGAACTTCGGCAACTGGACGCAAAGTGGATCGAAGACGGCGAGCGAACGCGCCACCGGGGTCTGGCGGCGCGCGGTTGCCGATTTCGAGCCGCCGGCATCGGCTGCGGCCACATCAGGCGTGCTCGACGAATTCATCGCGCGGCGCACCGAAGAGGGCGGCGCGGCACCGGTTTCGTGA
- a CDS encoding ATP-dependent helicase, whose protein sequence is MSGFSEDMPFFDEPNARPTAPSGIAARAMAARGGHNNAPDYLRGLNPEQRLAVETTEGPVLVLAGAGTGKTRVLTTRIAHILATGKAFPSQILAVTFTNKAAREMKQRIGILIGEGNVEGMPWLGTFHSIGVKLLRRHAELAGLRSDFTILDTDDVVRLIKQLIQAEGLDDKRWPAKQFAQMIDGWKNKGLGPAEIPEGDARSFANGKGRELYKAYQERLQTLNACDFGDLLCHPIRIFRANPDVLKDYHRRFKYILVDEYQDTNTAQYMWLRLLAQRSDSGRGSTSTDLRSAEGRKPDQASAGQAAPAEARERSSRAAVSENKVNICCVGDDDQSIYGWRGAEVDNILRFDKDFPGATIIRLERNYRSTAHILGAASHLIAHNEGRFGKTLFTDRNDPEDGKVNVHAAWDSEEEARAIGETIEAYQRQKHNLNDMAILVRASFQMRAFEDRFITLGLNYRVIGGPRFYERMEIRDALAFFRVVANSGDDLAFERIVNVPKRGLGEATIRQIHDTARALRIPMLEAAGNLAESDELKPKPRAALREVAANFERWQKALETKPHTELAETILEESGYTDMWKNDRSAEAPGRLENLKELIRSMEEYESLRSFLEHVALVMDAEQNAGQDAVSIMTLHSAKGLEFETVFLPGWEEGLFPHQRALDEGGRSGLEEERRLAYVGLTRAKKNLHIWFVSNRLIHGLWQSTIPSRFLEELPEAHVEVAESGNSYGGYGNSYGGGSFASGRGGRQNPYGASRFDNVGANNGGTEKSGAFSNTYSTPGWQRAQANRTEATDRNWGSRSGHQVERIGYGETDSGYGAGRTSVKGRTIDGELVAKSVSDTPSAFSVGDRVFHQKFGNGNISAIEGNKLTIDFDKAGQKRVLDGFVAAV, encoded by the coding sequence ATGTCCGGCTTTTCCGAAGACATGCCCTTTTTCGACGAACCCAATGCGCGGCCCACGGCCCCGTCGGGCATTGCCGCGCGCGCCATGGCTGCCCGCGGCGGCCACAACAATGCGCCGGACTATCTCCGGGGGCTGAATCCGGAACAAAGGCTGGCGGTGGAGACCACCGAGGGTCCTGTTCTGGTGCTGGCCGGCGCCGGCACCGGCAAGACGCGCGTGCTCACCACCCGCATCGCCCATATTCTCGCCACGGGGAAAGCCTTCCCCTCGCAGATTCTGGCCGTGACCTTCACCAACAAGGCCGCGCGCGAGATGAAACAGCGCATCGGCATTCTGATCGGCGAAGGCAATGTCGAGGGCATGCCGTGGCTGGGCACCTTCCACTCGATCGGCGTGAAGCTGCTGCGCCGCCATGCCGAGCTCGCGGGTCTGCGTTCCGACTTCACCATCCTCGACACCGACGATGTCGTGCGGCTGATCAAGCAGCTGATCCAGGCCGAGGGCCTCGACGACAAGCGCTGGCCGGCCAAACAGTTCGCGCAGATGATCGACGGCTGGAAGAACAAGGGCCTCGGCCCCGCCGAAATCCCCGAGGGCGACGCACGCAGCTTCGCCAACGGCAAGGGCCGCGAGCTCTACAAGGCCTATCAGGAGCGGCTGCAGACGCTGAACGCCTGCGACTTCGGCGACCTGCTCTGTCACCCGATCCGCATCTTCCGGGCCAATCCGGATGTGCTGAAGGACTATCACCGGCGCTTCAAATACATCCTCGTCGACGAATACCAGGACACCAACACCGCCCAGTACATGTGGCTGCGCCTCCTGGCACAGCGGTCGGACAGCGGGCGCGGGTCAACGTCGACGGATCTGCGATCGGCCGAAGGCCGCAAGCCCGACCAGGCGTCGGCCGGCCAGGCCGCCCCTGCGGAGGCCCGCGAGCGAAGCTCGCGTGCGGCCGTGAGCGAAAACAAAGTCAACATCTGCTGCGTCGGCGACGACGATCAGTCGATCTATGGCTGGCGCGGCGCCGAGGTCGACAACATCCTGCGCTTCGACAAGGATTTTCCCGGCGCCACCATCATAAGGCTCGAGCGCAACTACCGCTCGACCGCGCATATACTCGGCGCTGCTTCGCATCTCATCGCCCACAATGAGGGCCGTTTCGGCAAGACGCTGTTTACTGACCGCAACGACCCCGAGGACGGCAAGGTCAATGTCCACGCCGCCTGGGATTCCGAGGAGGAAGCCCGTGCCATCGGCGAGACCATCGAGGCCTATCAGCGCCAGAAGCATAATCTCAACGACATGGCGATCCTGGTGCGGGCGTCCTTCCAGATGCGCGCCTTCGAGGACCGCTTCATCACGCTCGGCCTGAACTACCGCGTTATCGGCGGCCCGCGCTTCTACGAGCGCATGGAAATCCGCGACGCGCTGGCCTTCTTCCGCGTCGTTGCCAACAGCGGCGACGACCTCGCCTTCGAGCGCATCGTCAATGTGCCGAAGCGCGGCCTGGGCGAAGCCACCATACGCCAGATCCACGACACGGCGCGCGCCCTGCGCATTCCGATGCTGGAGGCCGCCGGCAATCTCGCCGAAAGCGACGAGTTGAAGCCGAAGCCGCGCGCCGCTTTGCGCGAAGTGGCCGCCAATTTCGAGCGCTGGCAGAAGGCGCTGGAAACCAAGCCGCACACCGAACTCGCCGAGACCATTCTCGAGGAGAGCGGCTATACCGACATGTGGAAGAACGACCGCTCGGCCGAAGCGCCGGGTCGGCTGGAGAACCTGAAGGAACTGATCCGCTCCATGGAGGAGTACGAGTCGCTGCGCTCGTTCCTCGAACATGTGGCGCTGGTCATGGATGCCGAGCAGAATGCCGGGCAGGACGCCGTCTCCATCATGACACTGCATTCGGCCAAGGGCCTCGAATTCGAGACGGTTTTCCTCCCCGGCTGGGAGGAAGGCCTCTTTCCCCACCAGCGCGCGCTCGATGAGGGCGGCCGCTCCGGGCTGGAGGAAGAGCGCCGGCTGGCCTATGTCGGCCTCACCCGGGCCAAGAAGAACCTGCATATCTGGTTCGTCTCCAACCGCCTCATCCACGGGCTCTGGCAATCGACCATCCCGTCGCGCTTCCTCGAGGAGCTGCCGGAGGCCCATGTCGAGGTCGCGGAAAGCGGCAACAGCTATGGCGGCTATGGCAATTCCTACGGCGGCGGCTCATTCGCCTCCGGCCGCGGCGGCCGCCAGAACCCCTACGGCGCGTCGCGCTTCGACAATGTTGGCGCCAACAATGGCGGCACCGAGAAATCCGGCGCCTTCTCCAACACCTATTCTACGCCCGGCTGGCAGCGCGCGCAGGCCAACCGCACCGAGGCGACAGACCGCAACTGGGGTTCGCGCTCTGGACACCAGGTCGAGCGCATCGGCTATGGCGAGACAGACAGCGGCTACGGCGCCGGCCGCACGAGCGTAAAGGGCCGCACCATCGACGGCGAACTGGTCGCCAAATCCGTCTCCGACACGCCGTCCGCCTTCAGCGTCGGCGACCGCGTCTTCCACCAGAAGTTCGGCAACGGCAATATCTCGGCCATCGAGGGCAACAAGCTGACCATCGACTTCGACAAGGCAGGGCAGAAACGCGTGCTGGACGGGTTCGTCGCGGCGGTGTGA
- a CDS encoding DUF4239 domain-containing protein: MREALIALVIFLCLAASAFASMTIWPRLPARHRDDDTNTVVRLAANLFGVMTSLILGLMINSAKNTFESIDHNVHAYATELILLDRTLRQYGPETDAVRQPLVAYVQRVVETSSQDSETTIAANQLSERLLTEIGVRLNGLTPPDAVRGSLLQDGRQRLQKVLELRWVLVEQSEGTIPWPLIAMLVTWLALIFASFGFRAPKNTITAGTLIVSAALIAGAIYLILDMDVAFSGPIQISSAPLERALAELQR; the protein is encoded by the coding sequence ATGCGCGAAGCCTTGATCGCATTGGTGATTTTCCTGTGCCTGGCGGCGTCGGCGTTCGCCAGCATGACGATCTGGCCGAGATTGCCGGCCAGGCATCGTGATGACGACACGAACACGGTGGTTAGGCTCGCCGCCAATCTGTTCGGGGTCATGACCTCGCTGATACTCGGCCTGATGATCAACTCGGCCAAGAACACCTTCGAATCGATCGATCACAACGTGCACGCCTATGCGACGGAGCTGATCCTGCTCGACAGGACCTTGCGCCAGTATGGCCCGGAAACCGACGCGGTGCGCCAACCATTGGTCGCCTATGTGCAGCGGGTGGTGGAGACCTCGTCGCAAGATAGCGAAACGACCATCGCCGCCAATCAGCTGTCCGAACGCCTGCTGACGGAGATTGGCGTGCGGCTGAATGGGCTGACCCCTCCCGACGCTGTACGCGGTTCCCTTCTGCAGGATGGACGCCAGCGCCTGCAGAAGGTGCTGGAACTGCGCTGGGTCCTTGTCGAGCAGTCGGAGGGTACGATTCCCTGGCCGCTGATCGCCATGCTGGTCACCTGGCTGGCGCTGATCTTCGCCAGTTTCGGGTTCAGGGCACCGAAGAATACAATCACCGCCGGAACCCTCATAGTGTCGGCCGCGCTGATCGCCGGGGCGATCTACCTGATCCTGGACATGGATGTGGCGTTCTCCGGACCGATCCAGATTTCGTCGGCGCCGCTGGAAAGGGCATTGGCCGAATTGCAGCGATGA
- a CDS encoding sensor histidine kinase, with product MSGRSSLPLLWRRPLLPALLVLLAAAIFLADTITNLEIAVAVFYVAIVLIAVRYLDQRGVAMVAAACMALTVLSFFLTRAGSVPAGVINCAISLVAIAVTAYLALRTAAAEASAREAQAQLAHITRVTMLGELTASIAHELNQPLAAIVLNGNAARRWLAAGNPDEAGKAAERIVRDAERASELIKRLRDLTRKAAGKAVRLDVNQLIAETLTLVENEAGRSHVSLRTELAGKLPRAEADPVQIQQVILNLILNAIEATSGEQERDVTIVTSAGKPGEIVIEVRDSGRGLSGVQLDHVFDAFYTTKPEGLGMGLAISRSIIESHGGRIWAQPAMPRGAAFFFLLPAGRTGSRGSNQ from the coding sequence ATGTCTGGAAGATCATCCTTGCCGCTCCTCTGGCGCCGGCCGCTGCTGCCGGCCCTGCTTGTGCTGCTGGCGGCGGCGATCTTCCTCGCCGACACGATCACCAATTTGGAGATCGCGGTCGCGGTCTTCTATGTCGCCATTGTCCTGATCGCGGTGCGCTATCTCGACCAGCGCGGCGTGGCGATGGTCGCGGCGGCCTGCATGGCGCTGACCGTGCTGAGTTTTTTCCTCACGCGGGCGGGTTCGGTGCCGGCAGGCGTGATCAACTGCGCCATCAGCCTGGTGGCGATCGCCGTCACCGCCTATCTGGCGCTGCGCACCGCCGCCGCCGAGGCGTCCGCCCGCGAAGCACAGGCACAGCTCGCCCACATCACGCGGGTGACGATGCTGGGCGAGTTGACGGCCTCGATCGCCCACGAACTCAACCAGCCGCTGGCGGCGATCGTGTTGAACGGCAACGCCGCCCGGCGCTGGCTGGCGGCTGGCAACCCGGATGAGGCCGGCAAGGCGGCCGAGCGCATCGTCAGGGATGCCGAACGCGCCAGTGAGCTGATCAAGCGCCTGCGCGACCTGACGCGCAAGGCAGCCGGCAAGGCCGTCCGGCTGGATGTCAATCAGCTGATAGCCGAGACGCTGACCCTGGTGGAGAACGAGGCCGGCAGAAGCCATGTCTCCTTGCGGACAGAACTCGCCGGCAAGCTGCCTCGAGCCGAGGCCGACCCGGTGCAGATCCAGCAGGTCATCCTCAACCTCATTCTCAACGCGATCGAGGCGACGAGCGGCGAGCAGGAGCGCGACGTGACAATCGTCACCAGTGCCGGCAAGCCCGGCGAGATCGTGATCGAAGTCCGCGATTCAGGCCGTGGCCTGAGCGGCGTCCAGCTCGACCATGTCTTCGACGCCTTCTACACCACCAAGCCCGAGGGCCTGGGCATGGGGCTTGCCATCAGCCGCTCGATCATCGAAAGCCATGGCGGACGCATCTGGGCCCAGCCGGCAATGCCGCGCGGTGCCGCATTCTTCTTTTTGCTGCCGGCAGGCCGGACAGGATCGCGCGGGTCGAACCAATGA
- a CDS encoding response regulator, which translates to MREALDSLLRSVGLDISCFGSVAEFLGAPRPDIPSCLVLDVRLPGKSGMDFQKELARSDAPLPVIIMTGHGDIAMSVQAMKTGAVDFLPKPFREQDLLDAIAAALDKDRSRRAQKAEIDILRERLATLSEGERGVVALVVQGRLNKQVAGDLGVSEITVKVRRARAMRKMQAGSLAELIKMAAKLGI; encoded by the coding sequence ATGCGCGAGGCGCTCGACAGCCTGCTGCGCTCGGTCGGGCTGGATATCAGCTGCTTCGGTTCGGTCGCCGAATTCCTGGGAGCGCCGCGGCCGGACATCCCCTCCTGCCTTGTGCTGGACGTGCGCCTGCCCGGCAAAAGCGGCATGGACTTCCAGAAAGAGCTCGCTCGTTCCGATGCGCCGCTGCCCGTGATCATCATGACCGGTCACGGCGATATCGCCATGTCGGTGCAGGCGATGAAGACCGGAGCCGTCGATTTTCTGCCAAAACCGTTCCGAGAACAAGACCTGCTCGATGCTATAGCCGCCGCCCTGGACAAGGACCGGTCGCGGCGGGCGCAGAAAGCCGAGATTGATATCCTGCGCGAACGCCTGGCGACGCTGAGCGAAGGCGAGCGCGGCGTCGTCGCGCTGGTGGTCCAGGGACGGCTCAACAAGCAGGTCGCCGGCGATCTCGGCGTCAGCGAGATCACCGTCAAGGTCCGCCGCGCCCGCGCCATGCGCAAGATGCAGGCCGGCTCGCTGGCCGAGCTTATCAAAATGGCCGCCAAGCTCGGAATCTGA